The Kineosporiaceae bacterium genome includes a window with the following:
- a CDS encoding TIGR03842 family LLM class F420-dependent oxidoreductase, whose protein sequence is MEFGAVLQCNPPAARTVAMAKLAESYGFDYVWTFDSHLLWQEPYVIYSQILEETRKIKVGPMVTNPATRDWTVTASIHATLNEMYGNRTICGIGRGDSAVRVVNGAPTTLATLREAIHVIRELANSRSVEYNGSILRFPWSKGSTLDVWVAAYGPKALQLTGEVGDGFILQLADVDIASWMIETVRTAASDAGRDPMAVKFCVAAPAYVGTDLAHMRDQCRWFGGMVGNHVADIVTKYGQSSAVPKALTDYIAGRQGYDYNQHGRPGNTHASFVPDEIVDRFCILGTPAEHIEKLRALEAIGVDQFAAYIQHDDNEATMRSYGTTVIPALADVVTAKL, encoded by the coding sequence ATGGAGTTCGGCGCGGTACTGCAGTGCAACCCGCCCGCGGCCCGCACGGTCGCGATGGCCAAGCTGGCCGAGTCCTACGGCTTCGACTACGTGTGGACCTTCGACTCCCACCTGCTCTGGCAGGAGCCCTACGTCATCTACAGCCAGATCCTGGAGGAGACCCGCAAGATCAAGGTCGGCCCGATGGTCACCAACCCGGCCACCCGCGACTGGACCGTCACCGCCTCGATCCACGCCACGCTCAACGAGATGTACGGCAACCGCACCATCTGCGGCATCGGGCGCGGCGACTCGGCGGTGCGCGTGGTGAACGGGGCACCGACCACGCTGGCCACGCTGCGCGAGGCGATCCACGTGATCCGTGAGCTGGCCAACTCACGGTCGGTGGAGTACAACGGCTCGATCCTGCGCTTTCCCTGGAGCAAGGGGTCCACCCTCGACGTGTGGGTGGCCGCCTACGGCCCCAAGGCGTTACAGCTCACCGGCGAGGTCGGTGACGGGTTCATCCTGCAGTTGGCCGACGTCGACATCGCCTCGTGGATGATCGAGACCGTCCGGACGGCGGCCAGCGATGCCGGGCGCGATCCGATGGCGGTGAAGTTCTGTGTCGCCGCCCCGGCCTACGTCGGTACCGACCTGGCGCACATGCGCGACCAGTGCCGGTGGTTCGGCGGCATGGTGGGCAATCACGTGGCCGACATCGTCACCAAGTACGGTCAGAGCTCTGCCGTGCCGAAGGCCCTGACCGACTACATCGCCGGCCGGCAGGGCTACGACTACAACCAGCACGGCCGCCCCGGCAACACCCACGCCAGCTTCGTGCCCGACGAGATCGTCGACCGGTTCTGCATCCTGGGAACCCCGGCCGAACACATCGAGAAGCTCCGGGCGCTCGAGGCGATCGGGGTCGACCAGTTCGCCGCCTACATCCAGCACGACGACAACGAGGCCACCATGCGCTCGTACGGCACCACGGTGATCCCCGCCCTGGCGGACGTGGTGACGGCGAAGCTGTGA
- a CDS encoding ABC transporter ATP-binding protein, giving the protein MISGAGGVAEAGDAVRVESVSRLFSGRRGSGEVHALEGVDLTLAAGEFVSLIGPSGCGKSTLMRLIADLDTPTSGSISVFGKTPHQARLDHDYGIAFQQAGLLPWRTVRANIDLPLQLHGADKAIRDARIAHLLEMIGLSEFTDHYPDQLSGGMQQRVAIARSFAESPRLLLMDEPFGALDEMTRERMQSELLALCAETGAAVVFVTHSIPEAVYLSHRVVVMSARPGKIREVIEVDLGDATERGEGLREEQAFFTAISEVREALHSEHNEQSEQNEHNDRGASAANRPRGVETR; this is encoded by the coding sequence ATGATCAGCGGGGCCGGCGGGGTGGCTGAGGCCGGCGACGCCGTCCGGGTCGAGTCGGTGAGCCGACTGTTCAGCGGACGCCGCGGCTCGGGCGAGGTGCATGCGCTCGAGGGCGTCGACCTGACCCTGGCGGCGGGGGAGTTCGTGTCGCTGATCGGGCCGTCCGGCTGCGGCAAGAGCACGCTGATGCGCCTGATCGCCGACCTGGACACCCCGACGTCCGGCTCGATCTCGGTGTTCGGCAAGACCCCGCACCAGGCCCGGCTCGACCACGACTACGGCATCGCCTTCCAGCAGGCCGGGCTGCTGCCCTGGCGCACGGTGCGGGCGAACATCGACCTGCCGCTGCAGTTGCACGGCGCCGACAAGGCGATCCGTGACGCCCGCATCGCGCACCTGCTCGAGATGATCGGGCTGAGCGAGTTCACCGACCACTACCCGGATCAGCTCTCCGGCGGCATGCAGCAGCGGGTGGCGATCGCTCGCTCGTTCGCCGAGAGCCCGCGGCTGCTGCTGATGGACGAGCCGTTCGGGGCGCTGGACGAGATGACCCGCGAACGGATGCAGTCCGAGTTGTTGGCGTTGTGCGCCGAGACCGGGGCAGCCGTGGTGTTCGTGACCCACTCGATCCCGGAGGCGGTGTACCTGTCGCATCGGGTGGTGGTGATGTCGGCCCGCCCCGGCAAGATCCGCGAGGTGATCGAGGTCGACCTCGGCGACGCCACCGAGCGGGGCGAGGGATTGCGTGAGGAACAGGCCTTCTTCACGGCGATCAGCGAGGTGCGCGAGGCCCTGCACAGCGAACACAACGAGCAGAGTGAACAGAACGAACACAACGACCGGGGCGCGAGCGCGGCGAACCGGCCGCGCGGGGTCGAGACCCGATGA
- a CDS encoding ABC transporter permease subunit has protein sequence MSTPTVRPERSGWSARSGWSASAVSSGLDGSRHVLAPLVLGAVLLGAWHGAVVALSIEPFVLPSPVAIGQAFADKIGPIGTAMKVTGTNAAIGLVTGAVVALLAAAIGHLWPVTERLGAPVVTALSVIPIVALAPVLYTMMGAGAQTTRQIIAAIAVFVPVYVNALRGFANVSAVHRDLMAAAGATHWQSTWHLTLPSATPYITTGLRVASSLAVISALISEYFGGPVGGLGKAITSAASSSNYTLAWAYVLGAILLGLIFYGVTAAIEHRAGR, from the coding sequence ATGAGCACGCCGACGGTGCGACCCGAGCGATCCGGGTGGTCTGCGCGATCCGGGTGGTCTGCGTCGGCGGTGTCGTCCGGCTTGGACGGCAGCCGGCACGTCCTCGCGCCGCTGGTGCTGGGCGCCGTCCTGCTCGGGGCGTGGCACGGCGCGGTGGTGGCGCTGTCGATCGAGCCGTTCGTGCTGCCCTCGCCGGTGGCGATCGGGCAGGCCTTCGCGGACAAGATCGGCCCGATCGGTACTGCGATGAAGGTGACCGGCACCAATGCCGCGATCGGGTTGGTGACCGGCGCGGTGGTGGCGTTGCTGGCCGCGGCGATCGGGCACCTGTGGCCGGTCACCGAACGGCTCGGGGCGCCGGTGGTGACGGCGCTGTCGGTGATCCCGATCGTGGCGCTCGCGCCGGTGCTCTACACGATGATGGGCGCCGGGGCGCAGACCACCCGGCAGATCATCGCCGCGATCGCGGTCTTCGTGCCGGTGTACGTCAATGCCCTGCGCGGCTTCGCCAACGTGTCCGCGGTGCACCGTGACCTGATGGCGGCGGCCGGAGCCACCCACTGGCAGTCGACGTGGCACCTGACCCTGCCCAGCGCCACGCCGTACATCACCACGGGTCTGCGGGTGGCGTCGTCCCTTGCGGTGATCTCGGCGCTGATCTCGGAGTACTTCGGAGGCCCGGTCGGCGGGCTCGGCAAGGCGATCACCTCGGCGGCGTCCAGTTCGAACTACACCCTGGCGTGGGCGTACGTACTCGGTGCGATCCTGCTGGGCCTGATCTTCTACGGCGTGACGGCGGCCATCGAGCATCGGGCCGGCCGCTGA
- a CDS encoding acyltransferase has translation MSIVRAAITQAKWTGDKESMLAKHEGLVRQAAAQNVQVICFQELFYGPYFGIVQDKKYYDYAESVPGPTTERFAALAAEHHMVMVLPVYEEEQPGVLYNCAAVIDADGTFLGKYRKNHIPHVDRFWEKFYFRPGNLGWPVFDTAVGKIGVTICYDRHFPEGWRVLGLNGAQIVFNPNASKPGLSNRLWELEQTCAAGANGYFVGVPNRVGAETGEFGEQAVDFYGTSYFADPRGNYVGEVATSTDEEMLVRDLDMSLVREVRADWQFYRDRRPDAYGPIVAP, from the coding sequence ATGTCGATCGTTCGGGCAGCCATCACCCAGGCGAAGTGGACCGGCGACAAGGAGTCCATGCTCGCCAAGCACGAGGGTCTGGTGCGGCAGGCGGCCGCCCAGAACGTGCAGGTGATCTGCTTCCAGGAGCTCTTCTACGGCCCCTACTTCGGCATCGTGCAGGACAAGAAGTACTACGACTACGCCGAGTCGGTGCCCGGCCCGACCACCGAACGGTTCGCCGCCCTGGCCGCCGAACACCACATGGTGATGGTGCTGCCCGTCTACGAGGAGGAGCAGCCCGGCGTCCTGTACAACTGCGCCGCCGTGATCGATGCCGACGGCACCTTCCTCGGCAAGTACCGCAAGAACCACATCCCGCACGTGGACCGGTTCTGGGAGAAGTTCTACTTCCGCCCCGGCAACCTGGGCTGGCCGGTGTTCGACACCGCCGTGGGCAAGATCGGCGTGACCATCTGCTACGACCGGCACTTCCCCGAGGGGTGGCGGGTGCTCGGCCTGAACGGCGCCCAGATCGTGTTCAACCCGAACGCCTCCAAGCCGGGCCTGTCGAACCGGCTGTGGGAGCTGGAGCAGACCTGCGCCGCCGGCGCCAACGGTTACTTCGTCGGCGTGCCCAACCGGGTCGGCGCCGAGACCGGCGAGTTCGGTGAGCAGGCGGTCGACTTCTACGGCACCTCCTACTTCGCCGACCCGCGCGGCAACTACGTCGGCGAGGTGGCCACCAGTACCGATGAGGAGATGCTGGTGCGCGACCTCGACATGAGCCTGGTGCGCGAGGTGCGCGCCGACTGGCAGTTCTATCGAGACCGCCGTCCCGACGCCTATGGCCCGATCGTGGCTCCGTGA
- a CDS encoding ABC transporter permease subunit: protein MSADLRSPASPTSRRLRALGYGVGGVLLPTLLWEGYKLIGPERGVVLGGRTVLPRTSELAMPHVWTMLGRLAEPVSSVKGSPPLWRAVFDAATFTLGIATVGWLLGVLIGVALALVMLRLRVAKSAMLPWIVLSQTVPLIAIAPLVRRWGAQLTLGPWDWQNWMSVSVISAYLAFFPVAVNTLRGLESPETAHLELMRAYSIGWWRTLTHLRVPAAVPYLLSGLRLAAANAVVGAVVAEVSIGLRGGIGRLIVEYAAASGGDPGKPWGPIFGAVALGLVAVGVVSLIGALLHRYRRGEVAT, encoded by the coding sequence ATGAGCGCCGACCTGAGATCGCCTGCATCACCGACGTCGCGGCGGCTGCGCGCGCTGGGGTACGGCGTGGGTGGAGTGCTGCTGCCGACCCTGCTCTGGGAGGGCTACAAGCTGATCGGCCCCGAGAGGGGCGTCGTCCTGGGTGGGCGCACCGTGCTGCCGCGCACCAGCGAACTCGCCATGCCGCACGTGTGGACGATGCTGGGCCGGCTCGCCGAGCCGGTCTCGTCGGTGAAGGGATCGCCGCCGCTGTGGCGCGCGGTGTTCGACGCGGCGACGTTCACCTTGGGCATCGCGACCGTCGGCTGGCTGCTCGGCGTGCTGATCGGGGTGGCGCTGGCCCTGGTGATGTTGCGGCTGCGGGTGGCCAAGTCGGCGATGCTGCCCTGGATCGTGCTCAGCCAGACCGTGCCCCTGATCGCGATCGCCCCCCTGGTGCGCCGGTGGGGTGCGCAGCTGACGCTGGGGCCGTGGGACTGGCAGAACTGGATGTCGGTCTCGGTGATCTCGGCGTACCTGGCGTTCTTCCCCGTCGCGGTGAACACGTTGCGGGGCCTGGAATCCCCCGAGACGGCCCATCTGGAGCTGATGCGTGCCTACTCGATCGGCTGGTGGCGCACCCTGACCCACCTGCGCGTTCCCGCCGCGGTGCCCTATCTGCTGTCCGGGCTGCGCCTGGCGGCGGCGAACGCGGTGGTCGGCGCCGTCGTGGCCGAGGTGTCGATCGGGCTGCGCGGCGGCATCGGCCGGTTGATCGTCGAGTACGCCGCGGCGTCCGGGGGTGACCCGGGTAAGCCCTGGGGGCCGATCTTCGGCGCGGTCGCTCTCGGGCTGGTCGCGGTCGGGGTGGTCAGCCTGATCGGCGCGTTGCTGCACCGCTATCGCAGAGGGGAAGTGGCCACGTGA
- the hydA gene encoding dihydropyrimidinase → MSTTLITGGTVVSATGRVAADVLVDGERIVAVLAPGSTLLGHDLAAGADRVIDAAGKYVIPGGVDAHTHMELPFGGTAASDTFETGTRAAAWGGTTTIVDFALQTPGVQVLDGLATWHAKAEGNCAIDYGFHQIIGSVDADALASMPRLLDEGVSSFKLFMAYPGVFYADDGQILKAMQISAETGLMTMMHAENGIAIDVLAEQLVAAGKTDPYYHGIARAWQMEEEATHRAIMLADLTGAPLYVVHVSAKQAVAQLATARDRGANVFGETCPQYLYLSLEEQLGAPGFEGAKWVCSTPLRSRAEGHQDSMWQALRTNDLQMVSTDHCPFCFKDQKELGLGNFMKIPNGIGSVEHRMDLLYQGVVSGQISLERWVEVTSTTPARMFGLYGRKGVIAPGADADLVVYDPNGHTSIGYGKTHHMAMDHSAWEGFEIDGHVDVVMSRGRVLIENGEYHESKGHGRYVKRGLSQYLV, encoded by the coding sequence GTGAGCACCACTCTGATCACCGGCGGCACCGTCGTCTCGGCGACCGGCCGGGTCGCCGCCGACGTCCTGGTGGACGGCGAGCGCATCGTCGCCGTCCTGGCCCCCGGTTCGACACTGCTCGGTCACGATCTCGCGGCGGGCGCCGATCGGGTGATCGACGCCGCGGGCAAGTACGTGATCCCCGGGGGGGTCGATGCCCATACCCACATGGAGTTGCCGTTCGGTGGCACCGCCGCCTCGGACACCTTCGAGACCGGTACCCGGGCGGCTGCCTGGGGTGGCACCACCACCATCGTCGACTTCGCGCTGCAGACCCCCGGCGTCCAGGTGCTCGACGGCCTGGCCACCTGGCATGCCAAGGCCGAGGGCAACTGCGCCATCGACTACGGGTTCCACCAGATCATCGGCAGCGTGGACGCCGACGCCCTGGCCTCGATGCCGCGCCTGCTGGACGAGGGGGTCAGCAGCTTCAAGCTGTTCATGGCCTACCCGGGCGTCTTCTACGCCGACGACGGGCAGATCCTGAAGGCGATGCAGATCAGCGCCGAGACCGGGCTGATGACGATGATGCACGCCGAGAACGGCATCGCCATCGACGTGCTGGCCGAGCAGCTGGTGGCCGCGGGCAAGACCGATCCGTACTACCACGGCATCGCCCGCGCCTGGCAGATGGAGGAGGAGGCCACCCACCGGGCGATCATGCTGGCCGACCTGACGGGCGCGCCGCTGTACGTCGTCCACGTCTCGGCGAAACAGGCTGTGGCGCAACTGGCCACGGCGCGCGACCGCGGCGCCAACGTGTTCGGCGAGACCTGCCCGCAGTACCTGTACCTCTCGCTGGAGGAACAGCTCGGGGCGCCCGGATTCGAGGGTGCGAAGTGGGTGTGCTCGACGCCGCTGCGCTCGCGCGCCGAGGGCCACCAGGACTCGATGTGGCAGGCGTTGCGCACCAACGATCTGCAGATGGTCTCGACCGACCACTGCCCGTTCTGCTTCAAGGACCAGAAGGAGCTCGGCCTGGGCAACTTCATGAAGATCCCCAACGGGATCGGGTCGGTGGAGCACCGGATGGACCTGCTGTACCAAGGCGTGGTCAGCGGCCAGATCTCGCTGGAGCGGTGGGTGGAGGTCACCTCGACCACGCCGGCGCGAATGTTCGGCCTGTACGGGCGCAAGGGCGTGATCGCCCCCGGCGCGGACGCCGACCTCGTGGTCTACGACCCGAACGGCCACACCTCGATCGGGTACGGCAAGACCCACCACATGGCGATGGACCACTCCGCGTGGGAGGGGTTCGAGATCGACGGGCACGTGGACGTCGTGATGAGCCGGGGCCGAGTGTTGATCGAGAACGGTGAGTACCACGAGAGCAAGGGGCACGGGCGCTACGTCAAACGCGGTCTGAGTCAGTACCTCGTCTAG